DNA from Brachyspira aalborgi:
ATTTTATGCCGTTAATATTTAAAGCCCAATTTCAAGTATCTCTAAAACTTTATCTCCCGCGGGAACTTTTATAGTAACCGTATCGCCCACTTTTTTTGTTAACAATCCTTTTGCAATTGGAGTTATAATTGTTATTTGATTTTTTGAAATATCCGCTTCCATCTCGCCGACTATTTTATATTCCAAAATTGCATCCGTGTTTTTATCTTTCACTTTTACTCTTTTTCCAAAAGTCACGGTATCTTTATCCAATTTTGAAGGGTCAATTATTTCACAGCTTGCTAAATCGCTTTCCAATTTCGATATTTGAGCTTGAAGTAATCCCTGTCTCTCTCTCGCCGCATGATATTCTGCGTTTTCTTTTAAGTCGCCTTTTTCTCTCGCTTCCGCTATTATTTCGGGTAAAGATTCAAATTCCGTTTTGAGTTCAGAAATTTTAATCTTTACATTATCGTATCCTTCTTT
Protein-coding regions in this window:
- the greA gene encoding transcription elongation factor GreA, coding for MAKPITKEGYDNVKIKISELKTEFESLPEIIAEAREKGDLKENAEYHAARERQGLLQAQISKLESDLASCEIIDPSKLDKDTVTFGKRVKVKDKNTDAILEYKIVGEMEADISKNQITIITPIAKGLLTKKVGDTVTIKVPAGDKVLEILEIGL